Proteins from a single region of Bdellovibrio bacteriovorus HD100:
- a CDS encoding protein kinase domain-containing protein, giving the protein MSQAVEQFGKYILLERLAAGGMAEVYLSKSTGAVGVNKFVAIKRILPQYSDHQDFIEMFKEEAKIAVNLNHGNVVSIYDFGVERAQFFLVMEYVEGRNLRQILNELKKTNTQFTIEQIVYMIKEVAAGLDHAHRCIDGTTGKPLNIVHRDMSPQNIMVSFEGEVKIIDFGIAKAETQMEATKAGTLKGKYGYMSPEQADGQSIDPRTDIFSMGIVLWELLANDRLFTSNSEAAILRKIRECQVPSIRKINPSVPPELERIVNKALAKDKSLRYQTAAAFHRDLNRFLNTQYPEFSPHDFSVFMKNAFSAAFLEQRRKLVEFAKIQSQPSSEDKTIVTQTDMRTPQRPPAYAPPAEAAEGEERLDLDTSTDIRVNLDNLKTPPKPSMPKVPGATDTNITQTRTSATGTFASGPGTMTRTPSSVSPMGTRTSIGRPAPSSSMEDITGIAMKAVGALLVVVGLWWGYTNFVAKKSPGKSGATAGLTPKPATAGNAQAAGTLQQTELAATSPEYTVTIYSNPGGARVVIDGNDTGEFTPVRKTVKANTPYSLRLVKEGYTDLVTTITPTYEAYSFTGTLQRLPRVASLIINIVNGGANPELRIAGVPVSIKPSGDAYLIQAEVGVKIQARNKTTGLSAETTITVPADQRKIVDLYLK; this is encoded by the coding sequence ATGTCTCAAGCTGTGGAACAGTTCGGAAAATACATTCTTCTAGAGAGACTCGCCGCCGGCGGAATGGCGGAAGTGTATCTTTCTAAATCCACAGGTGCCGTGGGCGTCAATAAGTTCGTCGCTATCAAGCGCATTCTTCCCCAATATTCCGATCATCAGGACTTTATTGAGATGTTCAAGGAAGAGGCAAAGATCGCCGTGAATCTGAATCACGGGAACGTTGTCTCAATTTACGATTTCGGGGTCGAAAGAGCCCAGTTCTTCCTTGTCATGGAATACGTCGAGGGCCGCAACCTTCGCCAGATCCTGAATGAACTTAAGAAAACCAACACTCAATTCACCATCGAGCAGATCGTATACATGATCAAAGAGGTGGCAGCTGGTCTTGACCACGCTCACCGTTGCATCGATGGCACCACCGGCAAACCACTGAACATCGTTCACCGCGACATGAGTCCGCAGAACATCATGGTCAGCTTTGAAGGTGAAGTGAAGATCATCGACTTCGGTATCGCCAAAGCGGAAACGCAGATGGAAGCCACCAAAGCCGGTACTCTTAAAGGTAAATACGGTTACATGAGCCCTGAGCAGGCCGATGGTCAGTCCATCGACCCGCGCACGGATATTTTCTCCATGGGTATCGTCCTGTGGGAGCTTCTGGCCAACGACCGCCTGTTCACTTCCAACAGTGAAGCGGCGATCCTGCGCAAGATCCGTGAATGTCAGGTGCCTTCCATCAGAAAGATCAATCCTTCCGTTCCACCGGAGCTGGAAAGAATTGTGAACAAGGCGCTGGCCAAAGACAAAAGCCTGCGCTATCAGACTGCGGCGGCCTTCCACCGTGACCTGAACCGTTTCCTGAATACTCAGTATCCAGAGTTCTCCCCGCACGACTTCAGCGTGTTCATGAAGAATGCCTTCTCGGCCGCCTTCCTTGAGCAGCGTCGCAAGCTGGTTGAGTTCGCCAAGATTCAGTCGCAGCCTTCTTCTGAAGACAAAACCATTGTCACTCAGACAGACATGCGCACGCCACAACGTCCTCCGGCTTATGCCCCTCCCGCGGAAGCAGCCGAAGGCGAAGAGCGTCTGGATCTGGACACGTCCACTGATATTCGTGTGAATCTGGACAATCTGAAAACGCCACCAAAACCTTCCATGCCGAAGGTTCCAGGCGCAACAGACACCAACATCACACAAACCCGCACGTCGGCAACAGGCACTTTTGCCTCAGGCCCGGGCACCATGACTCGCACACCTTCCAGCGTCTCCCCGATGGGAACACGCACGTCCATTGGCAGACCGGCGCCAAGTTCTTCCATGGAAGACATCACCGGTATCGCGATGAAAGCGGTGGGTGCATTGCTGGTTGTCGTGGGCTTGTGGTGGGGTTACACCAATTTCGTAGCAAAAAAATCTCCGGGTAAATCCGGTGCGACAGCAGGTCTGACACCGAAACCGGCCACCGCGGGCAACGCCCAGGCTGCCGGCACCCTGCAACAGACTGAACTGGCTGCCACCTCTCCGGAATACACTGTCACCATCTATTCCAATCCGGGCGGCGCCCGCGTGGTGATTGATGGCAATGACACGGGTGAATTCACACCGGTGCGCAAGACCGTGAAAGCCAACACTCCTTACAGTCTGCGACTGGTGAAGGAAGGTTACACGGATCTGGTGACAACCATCACTCCCACTTATGAGGCGTACTCTTTCACTGGAACTCTTCAACGACTTCCACGAGTGGCTTCCCTGATTATCAACATCGTCAACGGCGGTGCTAATCCGGAACTTCGTATTGCCGGCGTTCCAGTCAGCATCAAACCGAGCGGCGACGCTTATCTGATTCAGGCTGAAGTTGGTGTCAAAATACAGGCTAGAAACAAGACGACAGGACTCTCTGCAGAAACCACAATTACGGTTCCAGCAGACCAGAGAAAAATTGTAGATTTATATCTGAAATAA
- a CDS encoding AMP-dependent synthetase/ligase yields the protein MTKPTTLGHSILSMRSRNPHHVAVKYKVNDSWKEKSWNEYYSDIEAVGCALLSLGIKPGDRVAIMANTRVEWSTTDLGIFGIKAITVPIYQNNTADDVEYILNNSESRILICESRGPLKTFESVRSKCPKVEKVIVFDETCPNPDVVTWPKLLQMGKDYLAKHPSQFQELCASLTQEDIATILYTSGTTGRPKGVVMTHLQAISEVSEAFPLCGATEADTSLSFLPYAHILGRIEHWGHAYIGFTLAFAESLEKIRGNLTEVRPTFMISVPRIFEKIYAAVIAQIQTQPLKMKVFNWALEIGTKVGEYKMSGQVLPLDLLVKYELAKKLVLDKIPTAFGGRLRFAISGGAPIPREIALFFHAAGILILEGYGLTETTAAVTVNTPFNYKFGSVGRPIGEVKLKIAEDGEILVKSDKVMKEYYKNPEATKEAFTDGWFHTGDIGEILPGGDLKITDRKKDLIKTAGGKYVAPQRLEGLLSLSPYIANVLVHGDQRKYIVALVTLDRPTVENLAKEKQVSYSDWNSLVQSPFVQDLIRKAVAETNSQLASFESIKKYVILPNEFTVEGGELTPSLKVKRKVLDQRFKDKIEELYL from the coding sequence ATGACGAAGCCCACCACTTTGGGTCATTCCATTCTAAGCATGCGCAGCCGCAACCCTCACCACGTGGCTGTCAAATACAAGGTCAACGATTCCTGGAAAGAAAAAAGCTGGAATGAATACTACTCCGACATCGAAGCCGTCGGCTGTGCCCTGCTGTCTTTGGGAATCAAACCCGGTGACCGAGTTGCCATCATGGCCAACACCCGTGTTGAATGGTCCACAACGGATCTGGGCATCTTTGGTATCAAGGCCATCACCGTTCCGATCTATCAGAACAACACCGCCGACGATGTGGAATACATTCTGAACAACTCCGAATCCCGTATCCTGATTTGCGAAAGCCGCGGCCCTTTGAAAACCTTTGAATCCGTCCGATCCAAATGCCCGAAAGTGGAAAAGGTCATCGTCTTTGACGAGACCTGCCCGAACCCGGATGTGGTCACGTGGCCGAAGCTTTTGCAGATGGGAAAAGACTATCTGGCAAAACACCCCAGCCAGTTCCAGGAGCTGTGTGCATCCCTGACTCAGGAAGATATCGCCACGATTTTGTACACTTCCGGAACCACCGGCCGCCCGAAAGGGGTGGTCATGACACACCTTCAGGCCATCAGCGAAGTCAGTGAAGCATTCCCTCTTTGTGGCGCCACCGAAGCTGACACCTCCTTGTCTTTCCTGCCCTATGCCCACATTTTGGGTCGTATTGAGCACTGGGGTCACGCTTACATCGGATTCACCCTGGCCTTCGCAGAAAGCTTGGAGAAGATCCGCGGCAATTTGACCGAAGTGCGCCCGACATTCATGATTTCTGTTCCGCGCATCTTTGAAAAAATCTATGCGGCAGTCATAGCCCAGATCCAAACCCAGCCTTTGAAAATGAAAGTCTTCAACTGGGCCCTGGAAATTGGCACCAAAGTCGGCGAATACAAAATGAGCGGCCAAGTTCTGCCGCTGGATCTGCTGGTTAAGTACGAACTTGCAAAAAAACTTGTCCTGGACAAAATTCCGACGGCATTCGGTGGTCGCCTGCGCTTCGCCATCAGTGGTGGTGCGCCGATCCCGCGTGAAATTGCCCTGTTCTTCCACGCCGCGGGCATTCTGATTCTGGAAGGCTATGGTCTGACTGAAACCACAGCCGCCGTTACGGTCAATACACCTTTCAACTATAAATTCGGCAGCGTCGGCCGTCCCATTGGCGAAGTGAAGCTGAAGATTGCGGAAGATGGCGAGATTCTGGTAAAGAGCGACAAGGTGATGAAGGAATACTATAAAAATCCTGAAGCCACCAAGGAAGCCTTCACCGATGGCTGGTTCCACACCGGCGACATTGGAGAAATCCTGCCTGGTGGTGACCTAAAAATCACTGATCGCAAAAAAGATCTGATTAAAACCGCAGGTGGCAAGTACGTGGCACCGCAGCGCCTGGAAGGACTGCTCAGTCTGTCCCCATACATTGCCAACGTTTTGGTCCACGGTGACCAAAGAAAGTACATCGTGGCTTTGGTCACACTGGACCGCCCGACTGTGGAAAATCTGGCCAAGGAAAAACAGGTCAGCTATTCCGACTGGAATTCCTTGGTACAGTCCCCGTTTGTGCAGGATCTGATCAGGAAAGCTGTGGCCGAAACCAACTCGCAGCTGGCGAGCTTTGAAAGCATCAAAAAATACGTCATTCTTCCCAATGAATTTACAGTGGAAGGCGGCGAACTGACACCGTCCCTGAAAGTGAAAAGAAAAGTGCTGGATCAACGCTTCAAGGACAAAATCGAAGAGCTCTATCTATGA
- a CDS encoding formyltransferase family protein, giving the protein MRTLLVTSAVTFVPHNYDKLTLPLAQEPHIEALVVIDNRSWDILLKAFLLMLTLAAPRMGWQLLINFFDNSLKRKQQAYEAAGKKVYVVKDINSEESLALLIRLQPDLILNARTRSFFKKKLLAIPKMGCLNIHHGLLPDQRGLMCDFWAHLLDTPAGFSIHEMTSKLDDGALLKVVEVPSDKKDYLKSLDLGASFEAKAASQILQEFASQGKIQGLENQKTERTVYRSNPRLRDFYRLRSKGVRI; this is encoded by the coding sequence ATGAGGACCCTGCTGGTCACCTCGGCGGTGACGTTTGTTCCGCACAACTACGACAAGCTGACGTTGCCGTTGGCACAAGAGCCTCATATTGAGGCTCTTGTCGTTATAGACAACCGAAGCTGGGACATTCTGCTTAAAGCGTTCCTGTTGATGCTGACTCTGGCCGCCCCGCGCATGGGCTGGCAACTGCTGATAAACTTCTTCGACAACTCTCTGAAACGAAAACAGCAGGCCTATGAGGCCGCTGGAAAAAAGGTGTACGTCGTCAAGGACATCAATTCAGAAGAATCCCTGGCTCTGCTGATCCGCCTGCAGCCAGATCTGATTCTGAATGCGCGCACGCGTTCATTTTTCAAAAAGAAACTGCTGGCCATTCCCAAAATGGGATGCCTGAACATCCACCATGGACTGCTTCCGGATCAGCGTGGGCTGATGTGTGATTTTTGGGCCCATCTTTTAGACACCCCGGCAGGATTTTCCATTCATGAAATGACCTCGAAACTGGATGACGGCGCCTTGCTAAAGGTCGTGGAAGTTCCCTCCGATAAAAAGGATTATCTAAAGTCCCTGGATCTTGGAGCGTCATTCGAAGCAAAAGCAGCCTCGCAGATCCTTCAGGAGTTCGCCTCCCAAGGTAAGATTCAGGGTCTTGAGAACCAGAAAACTGAAAGAACTGTTTACAGAAGCAATCCACGCTTGCGTGATTTTTACCGGCTTCGTTCAAAAGGAGTCAGAATATGA
- a CDS encoding alpha/beta fold hydrolase yields MKTIIALHGNPGHPEDWSLLQKSLDPNAYRLLAVEADSEEWIRLLTQDKSKKILLGHSWGGYRILKSLPKYQDYVEQVVLVTPYIKPERPLSAVAKGLLQLPILGDKLIQSSHTKSKDGFFADLIHPLKADALPYLAKVQERLQDWKLWQKTVANKMKMEAQPWSSGDVCKVPVTVIYGRQDKISQDYAQNEIVSKYPSHKIVHVDNAGHGLLWSHVQDILKVLTTEASSNASDSDSKIGYYPGEDGRNNVITYMEKHLSEFPERVALRWANPQALAQWNGDPKTPIKHDEITYRHFAARINSFARGLMDIGIKKGDRVIIFLPMSLDMYTAMFAVQRIGAIAVFLDSWARSHHLGASAECVGPKAMISFKMAFDLVEQVPEFKSMPIRVLYGPGDKFTHKFEELLKADPSPIEPVESEFTALITFTTGSTGKPKGANRTHRFLSAQHHALSHVIPYTEKDKDMPAFPIFSLNNLASGVTTILPALNLAAPAAHDSALLACQILHENINCTTLSPSMLVGVAKFCKENNIQLTGLRRVVTGGAPISKDDVKAFYEIAPQTDLWILYGSTEAEPMAHIEGRDMLKESNITDPEIIEEGVNVGHISEDIDYRFIRIKDGPIELKDSPWSQIEVANGEVGEFICTGDHVCRDYYNNPEAFKTTKIMDEKNRVWHRTGDLAYIDPDKNLWIVGRVNNAIERAGKYYFPVRAEVLLKRMDFTYRCAFLGMDDAKLGQATYAVVELKEGIDAATFDFATAKKEIQRVFEKNKIPVDEIKFVNKVPMDPRHHSKVEYKVLRDQLKEPGVVIG; encoded by the coding sequence ATGAAAACCATCATTGCTCTGCACGGAAACCCCGGCCATCCCGAGGACTGGAGCCTTTTGCAAAAGAGTCTGGATCCCAACGCCTACAGACTGCTGGCGGTTGAAGCTGACAGCGAGGAATGGATCCGCCTGCTGACTCAGGACAAATCCAAAAAAATTCTGCTGGGTCATTCCTGGGGCGGCTATCGTATTCTGAAATCCCTGCCAAAGTATCAGGACTATGTTGAACAGGTGGTGCTGGTCACTCCTTATATCAAACCGGAGCGTCCCCTTTCGGCCGTGGCCAAGGGACTCTTACAGTTGCCGATTCTGGGCGACAAGCTGATTCAATCGAGCCATACAAAATCCAAAGACGGTTTCTTTGCTGATCTGATTCATCCCCTGAAAGCCGATGCTCTTCCGTATCTGGCCAAGGTTCAAGAACGCCTGCAGGACTGGAAGCTGTGGCAAAAAACTGTCGCCAACAAAATGAAAATGGAAGCTCAGCCGTGGTCCTCGGGTGATGTCTGCAAAGTTCCGGTGACGGTGATCTATGGCCGCCAGGACAAGATCAGTCAGGATTACGCACAGAATGAAATCGTCTCTAAATACCCGTCCCACAAAATTGTCCATGTCGACAATGCCGGACATGGACTGCTGTGGTCTCACGTTCAGGACATTCTGAAAGTACTGACGACAGAAGCCAGCAGCAATGCTTCAGACTCTGACAGCAAGATCGGCTACTATCCAGGTGAAGACGGACGAAACAACGTCATCACCTACATGGAAAAACACCTGAGCGAATTCCCAGAACGCGTGGCTTTGCGCTGGGCCAACCCGCAAGCTTTAGCGCAGTGGAACGGGGATCCGAAAACCCCGATCAAACACGATGAAATCACCTATCGCCATTTCGCCGCCCGCATCAACTCGTTTGCACGGGGCCTGATGGATATCGGCATCAAAAAAGGCGACCGGGTTATCATCTTCCTGCCGATGAGTCTGGACATGTACACCGCCATGTTTGCGGTTCAGCGTATTGGCGCCATTGCCGTGTTCCTGGATTCCTGGGCACGCAGTCACCATCTGGGTGCTTCCGCAGAATGCGTGGGCCCGAAAGCCATGATCAGCTTTAAAATGGCGTTTGATCTGGTGGAACAGGTGCCGGAATTCAAGTCCATGCCGATCCGTGTTCTGTACGGCCCTGGCGACAAGTTCACGCACAAGTTTGAAGAGCTGCTGAAAGCAGATCCTTCACCCATTGAACCGGTGGAAAGCGAATTCACCGCTTTGATCACTTTCACCACAGGATCCACAGGAAAGCCCAAGGGTGCCAACCGCACTCACCGTTTCCTTTCGGCCCAGCACCATGCGCTTTCTCACGTGATTCCGTACACCGAGAAAGACAAGGACATGCCGGCCTTCCCGATTTTCAGTCTGAACAATCTGGCTTCAGGTGTAACCACCATTTTGCCAGCGTTGAATCTGGCGGCTCCGGCGGCCCACGACTCGGCATTGCTGGCGTGTCAGATTCTGCATGAAAATATCAACTGCACGACCCTGTCACCGAGTATGCTGGTGGGGGTCGCCAAGTTCTGTAAAGAAAACAACATCCAGCTGACCGGACTGCGCCGGGTGGTGACTGGTGGAGCGCCGATTTCCAAGGATGACGTCAAAGCATTCTATGAAATCGCTCCGCAAACCGATCTGTGGATTTTGTATGGTTCGACAGAAGCAGAACCGATGGCCCACATTGAAGGCCGCGACATGCTGAAAGAAAGCAATATCACCGACCCTGAAATCATCGAGGAAGGTGTGAACGTCGGTCATATCAGTGAAGACATCGACTATCGTTTCATCCGTATCAAAGATGGTCCCATCGAACTGAAGGACTCCCCATGGTCCCAGATCGAGGTTGCCAACGGTGAAGTGGGTGAATTCATCTGCACGGGGGACCACGTCTGCCGCGACTATTACAACAATCCAGAGGCCTTCAAGACCACAAAAATTATGGATGAAAAGAACCGCGTATGGCATCGCACAGGCGACTTGGCTTACATTGATCCCGACAAGAACCTGTGGATCGTGGGCCGGGTGAACAACGCCATCGAACGCGCCGGCAAGTACTACTTCCCGGTTCGTGCCGAAGTTCTGTTAAAGCGTATGGACTTCACCTATCGCTGTGCTTTCCTGGGTATGGATGATGCGAAGCTCGGCCAGGCCACTTATGCGGTCGTCGAACTGAAAGAAGGCATCGACGCGGCAACTTTTGATTTTGCCACTGCGAAAAAAGAAATCCAGCGTGTCTTTGAAAAGAACAAAATCCCGGTGGATGAGATCAAATTCGTCAACAAGGTTCCGATGGATCCGCGCCACCATTCCAAAGTTGAATACAAAGTGCTGCGTGACCAACTGAAGGAACCAGGAGTTGTCATTGGCTAA
- a CDS encoding UbiA family prenyltransferase, which translates to MAKWWILVKERFSPASYVPMILLFTWANGLYLTNSLEQDWNWSRFAVVFVLLLSFFFRMRLFDEIKDYEVDLKINPTRPLARGVLSVAQVKKALLVLIVLELVIAGSLGLSPFLVHAIAIGYSLMMYEEFFIGDLLRPHLTTYAVSHTFVSALLGLSAGVAMTGMDLTQLKTEHGLFFLMNWFFFNLFEFARKTFAPEEERDHVPSYSNIFGCTGAWALSISQAVLGVALIYFLHPSLWPPIALTLYVAVSLAYLLRKSRKTAAFFRNISGVYLLVHYIILICILGV; encoded by the coding sequence TTGGCTAAGTGGTGGATCCTGGTCAAAGAAAGATTCAGTCCGGCCTCTTATGTGCCCATGATATTGCTGTTCACGTGGGCCAACGGGTTGTATCTGACCAACTCGCTAGAGCAGGACTGGAACTGGTCCCGCTTCGCCGTGGTTTTTGTGCTGCTGCTGTCGTTCTTTTTCCGCATGCGCCTGTTTGATGAAATCAAGGACTATGAAGTCGACCTGAAGATCAACCCCACCCGCCCTCTGGCGCGCGGGGTTTTGTCCGTAGCGCAGGTCAAAAAAGCCCTGTTGGTTCTGATCGTGCTGGAACTGGTGATCGCTGGTTCTTTGGGGCTTTCACCTTTCCTGGTGCACGCCATTGCCATTGGCTACAGCCTGATGATGTACGAAGAGTTCTTCATCGGGGATCTGCTGCGCCCGCATCTGACGACATATGCGGTGTCTCACACCTTCGTAAGTGCCTTGTTGGGATTGTCCGCGGGCGTTGCCATGACCGGCATGGATCTGACCCAGCTAAAGACCGAACACGGTCTGTTCTTTTTGATGAACTGGTTCTTTTTCAACTTGTTTGAATTTGCCCGAAAGACCTTCGCCCCTGAAGAAGAGCGCGACCATGTTCCCAGCTATTCCAATATTTTTGGGTGCACCGGAGCCTGGGCCCTATCAATAAGTCAGGCGGTTTTGGGTGTGGCTTTGATCTATTTCCTGCATCCCAGCCTGTGGCCACCGATAGCCTTGACCCTGTATGTGGCTGTGAGCCTTGCCTATCTTTTGCGTAAATCACGCAAGACAGCGGCCTTCTTTAGAAATATCAGCGGCGTTTATCTGCTTGTTCACTACATCATCCTTATTTGTATCTTGGGAGTTTAA
- a CDS encoding phosphoenolpyruvate synthase: MLVTPKSTLFFAKNEAGGKGFNLYLMSQAGLPVPEWVVFGKRYFHEFLQSADVKVRLEGILDRLLRQELTPALAEKEVLSLFESTPLPATVESSLEEALHSLGSDKVFSVRSSAADEDSLSHSFAGQLSSYLYVSGKADILKYIRQCWASAFSERGLVYRLENKIDLKKISVSVVLQRMIDPDKSGVLFTCDPVAKKTDTFVVSSVYGVGEGLVSGALDADSFWLDAKSGKMLREELVEKKEMMKKSASGHCEMKPVSADKVNTASLNSEEMNGLYRLGQKIQEQYHRPQDIEWAVESGKIYILQTRPVTSLDQDLIGYPNLWDNSNIIESYGGLTSPLSFSFALRNYKAVYVQFCEVLGVPNDIIKDMDSYLSYMLGSLNGRVYYNLFNWYKLVGVLPGFKQNREFMETMMGVSEALSDEIANRIKPHPSWDTPVGRLRKAITGFNFIKYHFTIQTVVDDFLTTFHKDYDRFRAMPLKRMRGDQLIRVYMDVERNMLGRWKAPIINDFLCMVHFGLLRKLTTTWLKELDSTIQNDLLAGEGGLESAEPTKALLRLAAKANQNEGLRKLIEETDPKEGLEALNQSQYTEFYKLVLDYLDRFGFRCMSEMKLEEIDLLTDPSYLFVCLKNYLKSGQVEAHDDTHEKNLRQQAEAKVAGHLTGIKQKIYFWVLKHARKAVKNRENTRFARTRIYGIARTIFQTIGEDLASLGALENSRDIFWLTIEEVFGIYNGTLPSFDLKAFVELRKKDYARFTEETDPRVMTRGAVYWNNTFIKEEDLSQVSSETGDWDLKGLPCCPGVLEGVVKVIINPSDNLDLNGEILVTARTDPGWVPLYPSISGLLVERGSLLSHSAIVAREMGIPAIVSIPGLTKKLKTGMRVRIDAKAGTIKILSE; this comes from the coding sequence ATGCTTGTCACCCCCAAATCGACCCTGTTTTTTGCAAAGAACGAAGCCGGTGGTAAAGGCTTCAATCTTTATCTGATGTCCCAGGCCGGCTTGCCGGTTCCTGAATGGGTGGTTTTTGGCAAGCGCTACTTCCATGAATTCCTGCAGTCCGCGGACGTGAAAGTCCGTCTGGAAGGAATTTTAGACCGCCTGCTTCGTCAGGAGCTGACACCCGCTTTGGCGGAAAAAGAAGTTCTAAGTTTGTTTGAATCAACTCCCCTGCCGGCAACGGTTGAATCTTCTTTGGAAGAAGCCTTGCATTCCCTGGGGTCTGACAAGGTCTTTTCCGTGCGTTCTTCCGCCGCGGACGAAGACAGTCTGTCGCATTCTTTTGCCGGACAGCTTTCAAGCTATCTGTATGTCTCTGGCAAAGCCGACATTCTGAAATACATTCGTCAGTGTTGGGCTTCGGCGTTTTCTGAACGCGGTCTGGTGTACCGCCTGGAAAACAAAATTGATCTTAAGAAAATCTCGGTGTCTGTGGTTCTTCAGCGCATGATTGATCCGGATAAATCCGGTGTTTTGTTCACCTGTGACCCCGTGGCGAAAAAAACCGACACCTTCGTCGTTTCCTCGGTGTATGGCGTGGGCGAGGGCCTTGTTTCCGGAGCTTTGGATGCGGATTCGTTCTGGCTTGATGCCAAAAGCGGAAAGATGCTGCGTGAAGAACTGGTCGAGAAAAAAGAGATGATGAAAAAGTCCGCCTCCGGTCATTGCGAAATGAAGCCGGTCAGCGCGGATAAAGTGAACACCGCCTCTTTAAATTCTGAAGAAATGAATGGCCTGTACCGCTTGGGACAAAAAATCCAGGAACAATACCACCGGCCTCAAGATATCGAGTGGGCCGTGGAAAGTGGCAAGATCTATATTCTGCAGACCCGTCCGGTCACAAGCCTTGATCAGGATCTGATTGGTTATCCGAACCTTTGGGATAACTCGAACATCATCGAATCCTATGGGGGATTGACGTCGCCATTGAGTTTCAGCTTCGCACTGAGAAACTACAAAGCCGTCTATGTGCAGTTCTGTGAGGTTCTGGGGGTTCCCAATGACATCATCAAGGACATGGACTCGTACCTAAGCTATATGCTGGGGTCTTTGAACGGACGCGTTTACTATAATCTGTTTAACTGGTACAAGCTGGTCGGTGTCTTGCCGGGCTTTAAACAAAACCGCGAGTTCATGGAAACCATGATGGGTGTTTCTGAAGCACTCAGCGATGAAATCGCCAATCGTATCAAGCCCCATCCTTCCTGGGACACTCCGGTGGGCCGCCTGCGCAAGGCGATCACGGGCTTTAACTTTATCAAATACCACTTCACTATTCAGACAGTCGTTGACGACTTCCTGACCACCTTCCACAAGGACTATGACCGTTTCCGCGCCATGCCGCTAAAACGCATGCGCGGAGATCAGTTGATACGCGTGTACATGGATGTGGAAAGAAACATGCTGGGCCGCTGGAAGGCGCCGATCATCAATGACTTCCTGTGCATGGTGCACTTTGGTCTTTTGCGCAAACTGACGACCACCTGGCTGAAGGAACTTGATTCCACCATTCAGAATGATCTTCTGGCTGGCGAAGGCGGACTGGAAAGTGCCGAACCCACCAAGGCGTTGTTGCGACTGGCAGCAAAAGCCAACCAGAATGAAGGCCTGCGCAAACTGATTGAAGAAACCGATCCGAAAGAAGGCCTTGAAGCCCTGAATCAGTCTCAATACACCGAGTTCTATAAGCTGGTGCTGGACTATCTGGATCGCTTCGGCTTCCGCTGCATGAGCGAAATGAAACTGGAAGAGATCGATCTTCTGACCGACCCAAGTTATCTGTTTGTGTGTCTGAAGAACTATCTGAAATCCGGTCAGGTGGAAGCCCATGACGACACTCACGAAAAGAATCTGCGTCAGCAGGCCGAAGCCAAAGTGGCCGGGCATCTGACGGGCATAAAACAGAAAATCTATTTCTGGGTTCTGAAACACGCCCGCAAAGCGGTGAAAAACCGCGAAAACACCCGCTTTGCCCGCACCCGTATCTACGGGATTGCGCGCACGATCTTCCAGACTATCGGTGAAGACCTGGCTTCCTTGGGCGCTCTGGAGAATTCCCGTGATATCTTCTGGCTGACCATCGAAGAGGTCTTTGGGATTTACAACGGCACCCTGCCGTCATTCGATCTGAAAGCCTTCGTAGAACTTCGCAAGAAGGACTATGCCCGCTTCACTGAAGAAACCGACCCGCGTGTTATGACCCGTGGAGCGGTTTATTGGAACAACACATTCATCAAAGAAGAAGACCTGTCACAGGTCAGCAGTGAAACTGGCGACTGGGATCTGAAAGGTCTGCCGTGCTGTCCGGGGGTGCTTGAAGGTGTGGTGAAAGTCATCATCAATCCAAGCGACAACCTGGATCTGAATGGCGAGATTCTGGTCACTGCCCGAACCGATCCAGGATGGGTGCCACTGTATCCGTCGATTTCAGGTCTGCTGGTGGAACGAGGAAGTCTGCTTTCGCATTCCGCCATCGTGGCCCGAGAAATGGGAATCCCGGCGATCGTCAGCATCCCAGGGCTGACCAAGAAACTGAAAACCGGAATGCGCGTGCGGATTGACGCCAAAGCCGGAACCATCAAAATCCTGTCAGAATAG